One genomic segment of Helianthus annuus cultivar XRQ/B chromosome 14, HanXRQr2.0-SUNRISE, whole genome shotgun sequence includes these proteins:
- the LOC110907067 gene encoding protein FAR1-RELATED SEQUENCE 5-like, giving the protein MRTLYGGFDKVGATKVDFKNFKRDLNRYIAEYDADMVIKRLRRKKEFMTNFSMEYLTTADGVLRALFWADGDTKRNFHMFGDVVSFDATYLHNKYNMMFVPFTGVDNHYRNVTLGAAIIGNETAETYSCLLNAFRQAFGRAPPVIVTDQDPAIRKAIQDTWPESRHWLCMWHIMDKLTTKVGANLCNSTDFKKRLCDIVWTDALLPEQFETEWGIILADFDLVNHEWLQSIYQIRDTWIPAYYRDEHMSGLMRTSSRSESENHFFGQFCNPNCTLVEFLGHLTLQLKPKHTSTGRMITILGTRTHICKRTAIHKCGIGKWDDREDNFVNFSVKDFSQMCTTFFQVMMRQLDMTMSGSCNRYKQFGLLCAHIFCVLRFLDIRQFPERDHVVQYQSTADQAVVNAPPRSRRDRFAEITGYTQETPVTVCMPKTIRFKGMGKPSRMKSNREIAIIQYVKKNKGRECSNCKRRGHNIRTCSYPAREKNDDSSESDEAAVEGDDDEELEDAAGEGDDEEELEDEEQE; this is encoded by the exons ATGAGGACTCTTTATGGAGGTTTTGATAAGGTAGGTGCCACTAAAGTTGACTTCAAAAACTTCAAGAGAGACTTAAATAGGTATATAGCTGAGTACGATGCTGACATGGTTATCAAACGCCTAAGAAGGAAGAAAGAATTTATGACCAATTTCTCTATGGAATACCTAACAACTGCCGATGGCGTTTTACGTGCGTTGTTCTGGGCCGATGGTGATACAAAGAGAAATTTTCATATGTTTGGGGATGTTGTGTCCTTCGATGCTACTTATCTTCATAACAA gtACAATATGATGTTTGTACCTTTTACCGGCGTTGACAATCACTATCGTAATGTTACCTTGGGTGCTGCTATAATAGGTAATGAAACTGCCGAAACATATAGTTGTTTGCTTAACGCATTTCGGCAGGCATTTGGGCGCGCACCACCTGTGATTGTAACTGATCAAGACCCAGCGATAAGGAAAGCTATTCAAGATACTTGGCCTGAAAGTAGGCACTGGCTTTGCATGTGGCATATAATGGACAAACTTACTACCaag GTTGGCGCCAACCTATGCAATAGCACCGATTTTAAGAAGAGGTTGTGTGATATTGTTTGGACTGATGCATTACTACCAGAACAGTTTGAAACTGAATGGGGTATTATATTGGCTGATTTTGATTTGGTGAATCATGAATGGTTACAGTCAATTTATCAGATTAGGGATACATGGATCCCTGCGTACTATCGTGATGAACACATGTCAGGGCTGATGCGTACTTCATCACGTTCGGAGAGTGAGAACCATTTCTTTGGGCAGTTTTGCAACCCGAACTGTACGCTTGTTGAATTCTTGGGGCATTTGACTCTGCAATTGAAGCCCAAACACACGAGCACAGGAAGAATGATCACGATACTAGGCACACGAACCCATATTTGCAAAAGA ACAGCCATTCACAAGTGTGGTATTGGAAAATGGGATGATAGAGAGGATAACTTTGTGAACTTCTCTGTGAAAGACTTTTCTCAAATGTGTACTACATTTTTTCAG GTTATGATGCGGCAACTAGACATGACCATGAGTGGTTCATGCAATAGGTATAAACAGTTTGGGCTTTTGTGTGCGCACATTTTTTGCGTTTTGCGGTTTCTTGATATCAGGCAGTTCCCTGAAAG GGACCATGTTGTCCAGTATCAATCGACGGCTGATCAGGCAGTCGTAAACGCACCCCCTAGGAGTCGTCGCGATAGGTTTGCTGAAATAACTGGATACACCCAAGAAACACCTGTAACTGTTTGCATGCCGAAAACCATTAGATTTAAAGGTATGGGTAAGCCTTCCAGAATGAAGAGTAATCGTGAAATTGCCATTATTCAATATGTCAAGAAAAACAAGGGTCGTGAATGTAGCAATTGCAAACGTCGGGGGCATAATATACGTACCTGCTCGTACCCGGCAAGGGAAAAGAATGACGACTCCTCAGAAAGTGATGAAGCGGCGGTTGAAGGAGATGACGATGAGGAGCTAGAAGATGCGGCAGGTGAAGGAGATGACGAAGAGGAGCTAGAAGATGAAGAGCAGGAGTAG